The following coding sequences lie in one Spinacia oleracea cultivar Varoflay chromosome 1, BTI_SOV_V1, whole genome shotgun sequence genomic window:
- the LOC110785528 gene encoding uncharacterized protein: MASFLGHNSLQTFLKSSNILFSQKPKTLITYASSSSFPARDKIIDFGKFKGRMLGTLPSTYLKWVSNNLRARDFEEWAKLADQVLEDHVYKDRIEWEYAEKLLNGDVLTANSKSEGVVAELLDISQRFGWDNDDKVGWSKIDYQLLGTSKGKRIPRLKERNDGELQNLKREKADRSREVGVRDKRVERRERLRIQRGLLSMNNDHNNRFNNVVKEGDVGKESSDQNAGVYSPFPGRETLLRNALNRRRIV; this comes from the coding sequence ATGGCTTCTTTTCTTGGCCACAACTCTTTACAAACATTCCTCAAATCATCCAACATCCTATTCTCCCAAAAGCCCAAAACCTTAATCACCtatgcatcatcatcatcattcccAGCAAGAGACAAAATCATAGACTTTGGTAAATTCAAAGGAAGAATGCTAGGAACTCTACCTTCAACCTACCTAAAATGGGTGTCCAACAATCTCAGAGCAAGGGACTTTGAAGAGTGGGCTAAGTTAGCTGATCAAGTACTCGAAGACCATGTATACAAAGACCGTATAGAGTGGGAGTATGCTGAAAAGCTTCTCAATGGAGATGTCTTAACCGCTAATTCTAAGTCTGAAGGTGTGGTTGCTGAACTGCTTGATATAAGTCAGAGGTTTGGGTGGGATAATGATGATAAAGTTGGGTGGAGTAAGATTGATTATCAGCTTCTTGGAACCTCTAAAGGGAAGAGGATACCAAGGTTGAAGGAGAGGAATGATGGAGAGTTGCAGAATTTGAAGAGAGAAAAAGCTGACAGGAGTAGAGAGGTTGGTGTGAGGGATAAGAGAGTTGAGAGAAGAGAGAGGTTGAGGATTCAGAGAGGGTTGTTAAGCATGAATAATGATCATAATAATAGGTTTAACAATGTGGTTAAGGAAGGAGATGTGGGAAAAGAGAGTTCTGATCAAAATGCAGGGGTTTACAGTCCATTTCCTGGAAGAGAAACACTCCTAAGAAATGCTCTTAATCGGCGAAGAATTGTTTAG
- the LOC110785583 gene encoding uncharacterized protein, translating to MSAYDNVIGGKLKLKGKALDVKTGGVKKKKKQKKQYDEVSETKVDETLDGGSAEALTLTNEEENGNNESDKSTGKGKAPKFADHLTPAEKRYIEQREQLDVQKYSKMSKNSHRDRLDDFNQYLANLSEHYDIPKVGPG from the exons ATGTCAGCATATGACAATGTTATTGGGGGTAAGTTGAAACTTAAAGGAAAAGCCTTGGATGTGAAGACTGGTGGcgtaaagaagaagaagaaacaaaagaaacagTATGATGAAGTTTCAGAAACAAAAGTGGATGAAACGTTGGACG GTGGAAGTGCCGAAGCTTTAACTCTTACTAATGAAGAGGAGAACGGTAACAACGAATCAGACAAGTCAACCGGGAAAGGGAAGGCCCCAAAATTTGCTGATCATCTGACTCCAGCTGAAAAACGATACATAGAGCAGAGAGAGCAGCTTGATGTCCAGAAGTATTCTAAAATGTCTAAGAATTCCCACCGTGATCGTCTAGATGATTTCAATCAGTATTTAGCCAACTTGAGTGAGCATTATGACATTCCTAAAGTTGGCCCTGGCTAA
- the LOC110785584 gene encoding DNA-dependent metalloprotease WSS1: protein MQIDLNELNKVWEVKPLKTTGVNEARKILENVATQVLPIMRNRKLKVRTLSEFSPSNPSHMGLNIDGGAEIKIRLRRPEKQWDFFPDEEIIDTMLHELCHNKHGPHNADFYKLLDELKQEYEELMAKGVKGIGMELDLSEKPMGGSSQPGPLPFLHQKALKPAERRANRGTLLPSGTGNTGGDSSKANLNPVQAAAIVAERRRRDELWCGTKSLETHGQETSNNASSSMESRNPISSTLQSRNPISSLQSRNIISSLQSLPQSQETWQCSVCTLINEQLALACEACETPRIKEESPSFSTWSCKFCTLINDSELQRCSACEELR, encoded by the exons ATGCAAATAGACCTGAATGAGCTTAACAAGGTCTGGGAAGTTAAGCCTCTCAAGACGACTGGTGTAAATGAGGCTCGGAAAATTCTGGAGAATGTGGCAACACAGGTGCTGCCAATCATGCGTAACCGTAAATTGAAAGTTCGGACCCTTTCTGAATTCAG CCCATCTAATCCATCCCACATGGGATTGAACATAGATGGAGGTGCAGAGATTAAGATACGGTTACGGAGGCCAGAAAAACAGTGGGATTTTTTCCCTGATGAAGAAATTATTGATACTATGCTGCATGAGCTTTGCCACAACAAACATGGTCCCCATAATGCTGATTTCTACAAACTCTTGGATGAACTTAAACAG GAGTATGAAGAGCTAATGGCAAAAGGAGTTAAAGGCATTGGAATGGAACTTGATCTATCAGAAAAACCTATGGGTGGATCCTCACAACCTGGTCCTTTGCCTTTTCTCCATCAAAAAGCATTGAAACCTGCTGAAAGAAGAGCAAATCGAGGAACTTTGCTGCCATCAGGAACGGGGAACACAGGTGGTGATTCTAGTAAGGCTAACCTCAACCCAGTTCAAGCTGCTGCCATTGTTGCAGAAAGAAGACGTCGTGATGAATTATGGTGTGGGACCAAATCCTTGGAGACCCATGGACAGGAAACAAGTAATAATGCATCCTCCTCAATGGAATCTCGAAATCCCATCTCGAGTACTCTACAATCTCGAAATCCCATCTCGAGCCTACAATCTCGAAATATCATATCAAGTCTGCAATCTCTGCCACAAAGTCAGGAAACATGGCAATGCTCTGTCTGTACATTGATCAATGAG CAACTAGCGCTTGCATGTGAAGCATGCGAAACACCAAGAATCAAGGAAGAAAGTCCGAGTTTCAGCACCTGGTCGTGTAAATTCTGTACCCTGATCAACGACAGTGAACTACAAAGATGTTCAGCTTGTGAAGAATTGAGATAA